From Myxococcales bacterium, the proteins below share one genomic window:
- the rplS gene encoding 50S ribosomal protein L19, translating to MNTPIIADLESSQLRESVDFRVGDTVRVHYKIVEGDKDRIQVFQGVVLKRHRAGARSTFTVRKVSFGVGVERVFLSHSPRIDKIEVVSRGVVRRARLFYLRELQGKAARVRDQKDA from the coding sequence ATGAACACCCCCATCATCGCGGACCTCGAGTCGTCGCAGCTTCGGGAGTCGGTCGATTTTCGCGTCGGCGACACCGTTCGCGTTCACTACAAAATCGTCGAAGGCGACAAGGACCGCATCCAGGTCTTCCAGGGCGTCGTCCTCAAGCGGCACCGCGCGGGCGCCCGCAGCACCTTCACCGTCCGTAAGGTGAGCTTCGGTGTCGGCGTCGAGCGCGTCTTCCTCTCGCACTCGCCCCGCATCGACAAGATCGAGGTCGTCTCGCGTGGCGTGGTTCGCCGCGCGCGCCTCTTCTACCTCCGCGAGCTGCAGGGCAAGGCCGCCCGCGTCCGCGACCAGAAAGACGCCTGA
- a CDS encoding peroxiredoxin — protein sequence MSLRIGQLAPEFDVVASNGQNVRLADYRGKKNVVLFFYPADFTLVCTREACGFRELYPELVSRDTEVIGISTDSNESHERFARENRIPFPLVADEDRALADAYDARSVLLSLFGRVRRLTYVISKHGEIAGIFEGELNASAHVDGVRAVVARLEPEAREAAPEADAAAVTSAGAHPNG from the coding sequence GTGAGCCTCCGCATCGGTCAACTCGCCCCGGAATTCGACGTCGTCGCTAGCAACGGCCAGAACGTTCGCCTCGCCGACTACCGCGGAAAGAAGAACGTCGTCCTGTTCTTCTACCCGGCCGACTTCACCTTGGTCTGCACGCGTGAGGCGTGTGGCTTCCGTGAGCTCTACCCCGAGCTCGTCTCCCGCGACACCGAGGTCATCGGCATCTCGACCGACTCGAACGAGTCCCACGAGAGGTTCGCCCGGGAAAACCGCATCCCCTTTCCGCTCGTGGCGGACGAGGACCGTGCCCTCGCCGACGCGTACGACGCGAGGAGCGTGCTGCTCTCCCTCTTCGGGCGCGTCCGAAGGCTGACCTACGTCATCTCCAAACACGGCGAAATCGCTGGCATTTTCGAGGGCGAGCTGAACGCCTCGGCCCACGTCGACGGGGTGCGCGCGGTCGTCGCCAGGCTCGAGCCCGAGGCGCGCGAGGCGGCCCCCGAGGCTGACGCGGCCGCGGTCACCTCGGCCGGGGCCCACCCGAACGGGTGA
- a CDS encoding ABC transporter permease subunit (The N-terminal region of this protein, as described by TIGR01726, is a three transmembrane segment that identifies a subfamily of ABC transporter permease subunits, which specificities that include histidine, arginine, glutamine, glutamate, L-cystine (sic), the opines (in Agrobacterium) octopine and nopaline, etc.) → MLAAATEAHAGEETQDPGLRRVTTTKTFRWGGDVQGGEPFVHENAKGERVGFEVEVADGIAKRLGAKAVFVQNDWSALVPALDRGTFDVILNGFEMTASRVPRVLYTRPYKTYASRLMTRANAPLAPTRDAMKGKRIGSLAGTRSFEIVREAGAVPVPYEGCLEPYIDLENGRIDGVLLDDLIAVRYSAGKKSLVVSGDVEPGFYAVATRRSEPGLRDAVDAALGDMITKGELRDILARAKLLEPRDEKLMTWDAPAQAAALGQPPPASATSLDGGADAGALPPPAPESTTPAPEGPEPVFDLPRLVLLLRAALVTLTLSLAGMALAAPLGLALACLRTYGGRPVSAMATTYVEVMRGTPLLLQLYLLYFGLAPWVKLPAPFAAVLALGLNYAAYEAEAYRAGIQAVPEGHTEAGLALGLSRFRVVRSVVVPQAVRLALPNVTSDFVSLLKDSSLVSVITVVELTKQMSITAVDVRSWSGPGLACALLYLSMSYPLARLARRFEARASRKSRPEAKP, encoded by the coding sequence GTGCTCGCGGCCGCGACCGAGGCGCACGCCGGCGAAGAGACTCAAGACCCTGGGCTCCGCCGCGTCACCACCACGAAGACGTTCCGCTGGGGAGGTGACGTCCAAGGGGGCGAGCCGTTCGTGCACGAGAACGCGAAGGGCGAGCGCGTGGGGTTCGAGGTCGAGGTGGCCGACGGCATCGCCAAGAGGCTCGGCGCGAAGGCCGTGTTCGTGCAGAACGACTGGTCCGCCCTGGTGCCGGCGCTCGACCGTGGCACGTTCGACGTGATCCTGAACGGCTTCGAGATGACGGCCTCGCGCGTACCACGTGTACTTTACACACGACCGTACAAGACCTACGCCTCGCGCCTCATGACCCGCGCGAACGCCCCGCTCGCGCCCACCCGCGACGCGATGAAAGGGAAGCGTATCGGCTCCCTCGCGGGCACGCGCTCGTTCGAGATCGTGCGCGAAGCGGGCGCCGTGCCGGTGCCGTACGAAGGGTGCCTCGAGCCCTACATCGACCTCGAGAACGGGCGCATCGACGGGGTGCTGCTCGACGACCTCATCGCCGTCCGCTACTCGGCCGGAAAGAAGTCGCTCGTCGTCTCCGGAGACGTGGAGCCCGGGTTCTACGCGGTCGCGACGCGGCGCTCGGAGCCGGGCCTGCGCGATGCCGTCGACGCCGCGCTCGGCGACATGATCACGAAGGGGGAGCTCCGGGACATCCTCGCTCGCGCCAAGCTGCTCGAGCCACGCGACGAGAAGCTCATGACGTGGGACGCACCCGCGCAAGCCGCGGCGCTCGGCCAGCCACCTCCCGCGAGCGCTACGAGCCTCGACGGGGGCGCCGACGCCGGAGCCCTGCCACCGCCCGCGCCCGAGAGCACCACGCCCGCGCCCGAGGGCCCCGAGCCCGTGTTCGACCTCCCGCGCCTCGTCTTGCTGCTCCGGGCCGCGCTCGTCACGCTCACGCTCTCCCTCGCGGGCATGGCCCTCGCCGCGCCGCTCGGGCTCGCGCTCGCGTGCCTTCGCACCTACGGCGGTCGGCCCGTGTCGGCGATGGCGACGACGTACGTCGAGGTGATGCGAGGTACGCCGCTGCTCCTTCAGCTCTACTTGCTCTACTTCGGCCTCGCCCCCTGGGTGAAGCTCCCGGCGCCGTTCGCAGCCGTGCTGGCGCTCGGGCTCAACTACGCGGCGTACGAGGCCGAGGCGTACCGCGCGGGCATCCAGGCCGTCCCCGAGGGGCACACCGAGGCCGGGCTCGCCCTCGGGCTCTCGCGCTTCCGCGTCGTACGGAGCGTCGTCGTGCCGCAGGCGGTGCGGCTCGCGCTCCCCAACGTCACGAGCGATTTCGTCTCGCTCCTCAAGGACAGCTCGCTCGTGAGCGTGATCACCGTCGTCGAGCTGACAAAGCAGATGTCCATCACCGCAGTCGACGTGAGATCGTGGAGCGGACCGGGCCTCGCGTGCGCGCTCCTGTACCTCTCCATGAGCTACCCCCTCGCGCGCCTCGCGCGTCGGTTCGAGGCGCGCGCCTCGCGGAAATCGCGCCCGGAGGCCAAGCCATGA
- a CDS encoding amino acid ABC transporter ATP-binding protein: MIVTRGLSVDTEAAEGERPQRLDDVTFTVERGSFVALVGESGSGKSTLLRVLSGFLPFSRGEVRVAGMTLAPGTCDEALKLQLRRKAVLVLQEPNLFPHLRVVENVTLALRHVRGLGDGAARERAMAMLERLGVAEKASVYPGELSGGQAQRVALARALVLEPAVLLLDEPTSALDPKRKVELGKLFGELAAGGTTVLAVTHDQGLADAASARFTMHDGRLTETG, encoded by the coding sequence ATGATCGTCACGCGAGGGCTCTCGGTCGACACCGAGGCCGCCGAAGGAGAGCGTCCGCAGAGGCTCGACGACGTGACCTTCACGGTGGAGCGAGGCTCGTTCGTGGCGCTCGTGGGCGAGTCGGGCTCGGGCAAGTCGACGCTGCTCCGCGTGCTGTCGGGGTTCTTGCCGTTCTCGCGCGGCGAGGTGCGTGTCGCGGGTATGACGCTCGCGCCTGGCACGTGCGACGAAGCGCTGAAGCTGCAGCTCCGGAGGAAGGCCGTGCTCGTCCTTCAAGAGCCGAACCTCTTCCCTCACCTTCGCGTCGTCGAGAACGTGACGCTCGCGCTCCGCCACGTGCGCGGGCTCGGCGACGGAGCCGCGCGCGAGAGGGCGATGGCGATGCTCGAGCGCCTCGGGGTCGCCGAGAAGGCCAGCGTGTACCCGGGAGAGCTCTCGGGGGGGCAAGCCCAACGTGTCGCGCTCGCGCGGGCGCTGGTGCTCGAGCCCGCGGTGCTCCTCCTCGACGAGCCGACGAGCGCCCTCGATCCGAAGCGAAAAGTGGAGCTCGGGAAGCTCTTCGGAGAGCTCGCCGCCGGGGGCACCACGGTCCTCGCCGTGACCCACGACCAGGGCCTCGCGGATGCCGCTTCGGCACGATTCACCATGCACGACGGGCGCCTGACGGAAACCGGGTGA
- the rplC gene encoding 50S ribosomal protein L3, whose amino-acid sequence MNQQPGIIGEKIGFTQYFAADGNVKRVCVVKAGPVVVVAKRTPEKDGYTALVLGMNDAKEKHVTKPELGVFKKANVTPKRVVRELRCEPDFAAKFEVGATIKLDEVFKEGQFIDAQGKTRGRGYTGVMRRWNFAGGVQTHGTHEYRRHGGSIGTNMTPGRTLPNLKMSGQYGDETVSILNLKIARVDAEKNLLLIEGGIPGAKSGIVVIRHAVKKRLKGNS is encoded by the coding sequence ATGAATCAGCAGCCCGGCATCATCGGCGAAAAGATTGGTTTCACTCAGTATTTCGCCGCCGACGGCAACGTCAAGCGCGTGTGCGTCGTCAAGGCTGGCCCCGTCGTGGTGGTCGCCAAGCGCACCCCCGAGAAGGACGGCTACACGGCCCTCGTCCTCGGCATGAACGACGCCAAGGAGAAGCACGTCACGAAGCCCGAGCTCGGCGTCTTCAAGAAGGCGAACGTCACCCCGAAGCGCGTCGTGCGCGAGCTCCGCTGCGAGCCCGACTTCGCCGCCAAGTTCGAGGTCGGCGCCACGATCAAGCTCGACGAGGTCTTCAAGGAAGGCCAGTTCATCGACGCGCAGGGCAAGACCCGCGGCCGCGGCTACACCGGCGTCATGCGCCGCTGGAACTTCGCGGGCGGCGTGCAGACGCACGGCACGCACGAGTACCGCCGTCACGGTGGCTCGATCGGTACGAACATGACCCCGGGCCGCACGCTCCCGAACCTCAAAATGAGCGGGCAGTACGGCGACGAGACGGTCAGCATCCTCAACCTCAAGATCGCGCGCGTCGACGCCGAGAAGAACCTCCTCCTCATCGAGGGTGGTATCCCCGGCGCGAAGTCGGGCATCGTCGTCATCCGCCACGCGGTCAAGAAGCGCCTCAAGGGCAACTCCTGA
- a CDS encoding RlmE family RNA methyltransferase → MKRKNPYKGADRFTVEAKKAGYPARSVFKLEEIDQRTRLLRPGQSVLELGASPGSWALYAAGKVGAKGHLLAMDLKPLETTLPPQAEFFIGDALSLETEALSKFFPYDVVLSDMAPNTTGNRLGDQTRSFELFMRALGVAEALLKPGGAFVGKIFMGEDFSLAKAAVKRIFEVERTIRPEGTRTNSYEVFVIGERKRAAKAPGAEGASP, encoded by the coding sequence ATGAAGCGGAAAAACCCTTACAAAGGCGCCGACCGCTTCACCGTCGAAGCCAAAAAGGCCGGATACCCGGCCCGGAGCGTCTTCAAGCTCGAGGAGATCGACCAGCGCACGCGGCTCCTTCGCCCGGGTCAGAGCGTGCTCGAGCTCGGCGCGTCTCCGGGGAGCTGGGCGCTCTACGCGGCGGGGAAGGTCGGCGCGAAGGGCCACCTGCTCGCCATGGACCTGAAGCCCCTCGAGACGACGCTCCCTCCGCAGGCGGAGTTTTTCATCGGCGACGCCCTCTCGCTCGAAACCGAGGCGCTGTCGAAGTTTTTCCCGTACGACGTCGTCTTATCGGACATGGCGCCGAACACGACGGGGAACCGGCTCGGAGACCAGACGCGGAGCTTCGAGCTTTTCATGCGGGCCCTCGGCGTGGCCGAGGCGCTCTTGAAGCCTGGGGGGGCGTTCGTGGGAAAGATCTTCATGGGCGAGGACTTCTCCCTCGCGAAGGCCGCGGTAAAGCGCATCTTCGAGGTGGAGCGCACGATCCGCCCCGAGGGCACCCGCACGAACAGCTACGAGGTGTTCGTGATCGGCGAGAGAAAACGCGCAGCCAAGGCTCCGGGCGCCGAGGGGGCGTCGCCATGA
- a CDS encoding protein kinase — MMAGVGEHDTPLVMGGRFVVEREVGRGGVGIVFRALDRITAQTVALKVIAISGVDAGEEARFAREGRVLAGLSAPGIVKVVAFGQLDEGQPYVAMEWLEGEDIAQRQKRKPLTVAESIEVAAQVADALTAAHEAGIVHRDVKPSNVFLVGSAEGTSGPFVTKLVDFGVASAEDARLTKTGAIVGTPAYMAPEQARGESEVDSRSDIYSLGATLFEMLTGRPPHVGPTPIAVLAKLVTTPAPRLRELFPDAPLSLDELLGRMLSTFPDERPDTAREVAEELRRIRHELDEPEAPSAHLLATEPPMSVGSIVLSTSRGLGGQRLVTSILATFVPKGPARHRLLSHLRARGAEATELGGDAIVAHFGVHKTLGDEAARALDLGMRLAKTNAAVGIATGRSRIDRTKPTGEVVDRAAALARDARRGQVLADTTTSELARGRYEFQLRADGTAVVGGAVIARRELVGGAPFVGREAELAQILSAYERSAEDKTPIFISVTGLPGIGKTRLRREALAGIGSHPTSPKLALVRCESFSKGQALSVMGDVARALAHLPKGASSEELTEALSELTHGRGGPIDDRNRELLGRLLTNEVMPTSVDFRGARDALWLALTEATLGATAKGPLLLALEDAQWADAESLSWLDHVMGRAAKHPLCVLVTARPSFLRENGKRFSSRDHVRIELRPLAKRTVRAIAKAMLGERASGEAGEAALEAIAAQAAGSPLFAEELSRLAAQGRDATGALTIEAAIQVHLDALDEELRDAIAKLSVFGLQGWDAGLESLGVRGAPEALRALGAAELLVEQATSRFRDTREWAFKHALTREVAYASLGDDELRELHAKAGFWLASLGEDDATVARHLELGGRPKDAATYLERAARRALAASAHADAASYAEKALAFAEDKPTQFARAFLLDEAHVRLDPRAADRETAVSAMEDSIYDAASGVRARGARLRYEDAKGGGPDTLEGLDEVRKSARELGLFDEEAKSAAVLAARSAFAGQLTRAADVAEELLEIAARQRIPGAAVDAWQTLAVVRQARGEVGAALEARRSAAEAACQAGLKTQEAMLTINVGFALTTVGAKAEARLAIDAGIALGQAVGSAGVIRHGQMILLCWAATFGTPRPKEHRADDTQDDGSPRPNDDTIALLAEPRGLADGAAAGGWVPHDRATLGVLYYRGVELLRSNDTADVERARTLLKTAAGAYRSTKMLDLVPVALGVWAEAERRLGEPERAQELALEAVTLLEDGSPSLLNEAPIFLALHDAYVDMGRLRDARFAIERAMPRLVLRVDGLRGTPYAREFLVNVAQNAGLVAAAEAYGLVPGSLKRVIDGAEPAGATGA; from the coding sequence ATGATGGCCGGTGTGGGGGAGCACGACACGCCGCTCGTCATGGGCGGCCGTTTCGTCGTCGAGCGCGAGGTGGGGCGCGGCGGCGTGGGCATCGTGTTTCGCGCGCTCGACCGCATCACGGCGCAGACCGTGGCGCTCAAGGTGATCGCGATCTCCGGCGTCGACGCGGGCGAAGAGGCGCGGTTCGCGCGTGAAGGCCGGGTGCTCGCGGGGCTGTCGGCCCCGGGCATCGTCAAGGTGGTCGCGTTCGGCCAGCTCGACGAGGGCCAACCCTACGTGGCCATGGAGTGGCTCGAGGGCGAGGACATCGCCCAGCGGCAGAAGCGCAAGCCGCTCACCGTGGCCGAGTCGATCGAGGTCGCCGCCCAAGTGGCCGACGCGCTCACGGCAGCGCACGAGGCCGGCATCGTCCACCGCGACGTGAAGCCCTCGAACGTGTTCTTGGTGGGGAGCGCCGAGGGCACCTCGGGCCCGTTCGTGACCAAGCTCGTCGACTTCGGCGTCGCGAGCGCCGAGGACGCGCGCCTCACGAAGACAGGGGCCATCGTCGGCACCCCGGCGTACATGGCGCCCGAGCAGGCCCGGGGAGAGTCCGAGGTCGACTCGCGCTCCGACATATACAGCCTCGGGGCCACGCTCTTCGAGATGCTCACGGGGAGGCCACCGCACGTCGGGCCGACCCCGATCGCCGTGCTCGCCAAGCTCGTCACTACCCCGGCGCCGCGCCTCCGCGAGCTCTTCCCCGACGCGCCCCTCTCGCTCGACGAGCTGCTCGGGCGCATGCTGTCGACCTTCCCCGACGAGCGTCCCGACACCGCCCGTGAGGTGGCCGAAGAGCTCCGCCGCATTCGTCACGAGCTCGACGAGCCCGAGGCCCCGAGCGCCCACCTGCTCGCGACCGAGCCGCCGATGAGCGTGGGGAGCATCGTGCTCTCGACGTCCCGAGGCCTCGGGGGGCAGCGCCTCGTCACGAGCATCCTCGCGACCTTCGTCCCGAAAGGGCCGGCGAGGCATCGCCTACTCTCCCACCTCCGCGCACGAGGTGCGGAGGCCACCGAGCTCGGCGGGGACGCGATCGTCGCGCACTTCGGCGTGCACAAAACGCTCGGGGACGAGGCGGCGCGCGCGCTCGACCTCGGCATGCGCCTCGCGAAGACGAACGCGGCCGTCGGGATCGCGACGGGGCGCTCGCGCATCGATCGCACGAAGCCGACGGGAGAGGTCGTGGACCGGGCCGCTGCGCTCGCGAGAGACGCACGAAGGGGCCAGGTGCTGGCCGACACGACGACGAGCGAGCTCGCCCGCGGCCGGTACGAGTTTCAGCTCCGCGCCGACGGGACCGCGGTCGTGGGCGGCGCCGTCATCGCGCGGCGCGAGCTCGTGGGAGGCGCGCCGTTCGTGGGCCGCGAAGCGGAGCTCGCCCAGATCCTGTCGGCCTACGAGCGCAGCGCCGAGGACAAAACGCCCATCTTCATCTCGGTCACGGGCTTGCCCGGCATCGGCAAGACCCGCCTCCGCCGCGAGGCGCTCGCAGGGATCGGCTCGCACCCCACGTCGCCCAAGCTCGCGCTCGTCCGGTGCGAGTCGTTCTCGAAGGGGCAGGCGCTCAGCGTCATGGGAGACGTCGCGAGGGCGCTCGCGCACTTGCCCAAAGGGGCGAGCAGCGAGGAGCTCACCGAGGCGCTCTCCGAGCTGACCCACGGGCGCGGAGGTCCGATCGACGACCGCAACCGAGAGCTCCTCGGGCGCCTCCTCACGAACGAGGTCATGCCCACGTCGGTCGACTTTCGCGGCGCGCGCGACGCCCTCTGGCTCGCGCTCACCGAGGCGACGCTCGGGGCCACCGCGAAGGGCCCGCTGCTCCTCGCCCTCGAGGACGCCCAGTGGGCCGACGCCGAGAGCCTCTCGTGGCTCGATCACGTCATGGGGCGCGCCGCGAAGCACCCGCTCTGCGTGCTCGTCACGGCGCGGCCCTCGTTCCTGCGTGAGAACGGCAAGAGGTTCTCGTCGCGCGATCACGTGCGCATCGAGCTCCGCCCCTTGGCGAAGCGCACGGTGCGCGCGATCGCCAAGGCCATGCTCGGAGAGCGCGCCTCGGGCGAGGCCGGCGAGGCAGCCCTCGAGGCGATCGCGGCGCAGGCCGCGGGGTCTCCGCTGTTCGCCGAGGAGCTCTCGCGGCTCGCCGCCCAAGGGCGCGACGCGACGGGCGCGCTCACGATCGAGGCCGCCATCCAGGTGCACCTCGACGCGCTCGACGAAGAGCTCCGCGACGCGATCGCGAAGCTGTCGGTGTTCGGTCTCCAGGGGTGGGACGCGGGCCTCGAGAGCCTCGGCGTGCGTGGTGCTCCGGAGGCGCTCCGTGCGCTCGGGGCCGCCGAGCTGCTCGTGGAGCAGGCCACGTCGCGCTTTCGAGACACCCGCGAGTGGGCGTTCAAACACGCGCTCACGCGCGAGGTGGCCTACGCCTCCCTCGGGGACGACGAGCTCCGCGAGCTCCACGCGAAGGCCGGGTTCTGGCTCGCGAGCCTCGGCGAGGACGACGCCACCGTCGCGCGGCACCTCGAGCTCGGTGGGCGCCCGAAGGACGCCGCGACCTACCTCGAGAGGGCCGCGAGGCGCGCGCTCGCCGCGAGCGCCCACGCCGACGCCGCGTCGTACGCCGAGAAGGCCCTCGCGTTCGCCGAGGACAAGCCCACGCAGTTCGCGCGCGCCTTCCTGCTCGACGAGGCCCACGTTCGCCTCGACCCTCGCGCGGCCGATCGCGAGACCGCCGTGTCGGCCATGGAAGACTCCATCTACGACGCCGCGAGCGGCGTGCGCGCGCGGGGTGCGAGGCTCCGCTACGAGGACGCGAAGGGCGGCGGACCCGACACCCTCGAGGGGCTCGACGAGGTCCGTAAGTCTGCGAGAGAATTGGGACTTTTCGACGAAGAAGCCAAGAGCGCGGCGGTGCTCGCGGCGCGCTCGGCGTTCGCGGGTCAGCTCACGCGCGCCGCCGACGTGGCCGAAGAGCTGCTCGAGATCGCCGCCCGGCAGAGAATCCCGGGCGCCGCGGTCGACGCCTGGCAAACGCTCGCCGTCGTTCGGCAAGCCCGGGGCGAAGTGGGGGCCGCGCTCGAGGCGCGGAGGAGCGCGGCGGAGGCGGCGTGCCAGGCCGGCCTCAAGACCCAAGAGGCGATGCTGACCATCAACGTGGGCTTCGCGCTCACGACGGTCGGCGCGAAGGCCGAGGCCAGGCTCGCCATCGACGCGGGCATCGCGCTCGGTCAGGCTGTCGGGAGCGCCGGGGTCATCCGTCACGGGCAGATGATCCTGCTCTGCTGGGCGGCGACCTTCGGGACCCCTCGGCCGAAGGAGCACCGCGCCGACGACACGCAAGACGACGGGAGCCCTCGCCCGAACGACGACACGATCGCCCTCCTCGCCGAACCGCGCGGCCTCGCCGACGGCGCCGCGGCGGGGGGATGGGTCCCCCACGATCGCGCGACGCTCGGAGTGCTTTACTATCGCGGCGTCGAGCTCCTCCGCAGCAACGACACGGCCGACGTCGAGCGCGCGCGCACCCTGCTCAAGACCGCGGCTGGCGCCTACCGCTCGACGAAGATGCTCGACCTCGTGCCCGTGGCCCTCGGCGTGTGGGCCGAGGCCGAGCGCCGACTCGGGGAACCCGAACGCGCCCAAGAGCTCGCCCTCGAGGCCGTGACCCTCCTCGAGGACGGCTCCCCGTCGCTCCTCAACGAGGCCCCGATCTTCCTCGCCCTGCACGACGCGTACGTCGACATGGGCCGCCTCCGCGACGCCCGGTTCGCGATCGAGCGCGCCATGCCGCGGCTCGTCTTGAGGGTCGATGGTCTACGCGGCACGCCGTACGCGAGGGAGTTCCTCGTGAACGTGGCGCAGAACGCCGGCCTCGTGGCGGCGGCCGAGGCCTACGGGCTCGTGCCAGGATCGCTCAAGCGTGTCATCGACGGCGCCGAGCCGGCGGGCGCCACGGGCGCCTGA
- the glmU gene encoding bifunctional UDP-N-acetylglucosamine diphosphorylase/glucosamine-1-phosphate N-acetyltransferase GlmU, translated as MSSLTAKTTALILAAGQGTRMKSALPKVLHPVCGRPLVAYPVQAAFDAGCHDVVVVVGHGRELVEAALKKEFGDRVRTALQSEQKGTGDAARAGIGAIPADTERVLVYYGDVPLLSGDDVRAVATALDDDPVAGLALATCSIENPQGYGRVLRDALGHIVEIREQKDLKTDEERAVREINPGIYASSLAFLQEALESLTPNNAQKEYYLTDIVAFAANRGRRVLGVPSRADVMEGANDRAQLAALEEQMQARIVRKHRLDGVTVRAGARIDSTVTIGKDATIEAYAVLRGKTQVGPGAFVDVGSVLTDVVVEEGAHLKPYTVATQSTIGKKAQIGPFSHLRPESTIGEDAHVGNFVETKKTTMDKGAKANHLAYLGDGVIGAGANIGAGTIFCNYDGYQKHTTTIGAGAFIGSDSQLVAPVTIGEGAYVATGTTVTKSVPADALAISRVKQENKDGYAAKLKARMKAAKEAAAKK; from the coding sequence ATGTCGTCACTCACGGCCAAGACCACCGCCCTCATCCTCGCCGCCGGGCAGGGAACCCGCATGAAGAGCGCCCTCCCCAAGGTGCTCCACCCGGTGTGCGGCCGCCCGCTCGTCGCGTATCCGGTGCAAGCCGCGTTCGACGCGGGGTGTCACGACGTGGTCGTGGTCGTGGGGCACGGGCGTGAGCTCGTCGAGGCCGCGCTGAAGAAGGAGTTCGGCGATCGCGTGCGCACGGCCCTCCAATCCGAGCAGAAGGGGACGGGCGACGCCGCGCGCGCGGGCATCGGGGCCATCCCGGCCGACACCGAGCGCGTGCTCGTCTACTACGGAGACGTCCCGCTCCTCTCGGGCGACGACGTGCGCGCGGTCGCGACGGCGCTCGACGACGATCCGGTCGCCGGGCTCGCGCTCGCCACCTGTTCCATCGAGAACCCGCAGGGCTACGGCCGCGTGCTCCGCGACGCGCTCGGGCACATCGTCGAGATCCGCGAGCAGAAAGACCTGAAGACCGACGAGGAGCGCGCCGTCCGCGAGATAAACCCTGGCATCTACGCGTCGAGCCTCGCCTTCCTCCAAGAAGCGCTCGAGAGCCTCACGCCGAACAACGCGCAGAAGGAGTACTACCTCACCGACATCGTCGCCTTCGCGGCGAACCGCGGGCGCCGTGTGCTCGGTGTGCCCTCGCGCGCCGACGTCATGGAAGGCGCGAACGACCGCGCCCAGCTCGCGGCCCTCGAAGAGCAGATGCAGGCGCGCATCGTCCGCAAGCACCGCCTCGACGGGGTGACCGTGCGGGCGGGGGCGCGCATCGACTCCACCGTGACCATCGGCAAAGACGCCACCATCGAGGCCTACGCGGTGCTGCGCGGCAAGACGCAGGTGGGGCCGGGCGCGTTCGTCGACGTGGGCTCGGTGCTCACCGACGTCGTCGTCGAAGAGGGGGCGCACCTCAAGCCGTACACGGTGGCGACCCAGTCGACCATCGGAAAAAAGGCGCAAATCGGGCCGTTTTCGCACCTGCGCCCGGAGAGCACGATCGGCGAGGACGCCCACGTCGGCAACTTCGTCGAGACCAAGAAGACCACCATGGACAAGGGCGCGAAGGCGAACCACCTCGCGTACCTCGGCGACGGCGTGATCGGCGCCGGCGCGAACATCGGCGCGGGCACCATCTTCTGCAACTACGACGGCTACCAGAAGCACACGACCACCATCGGGGCGGGCGCGTTCATCGGGAGCGACTCGCAGCTCGTGGCGCCCGTGACGATCGGGGAGGGGGCGTACGTGGCCACCGGCACCACCGTGACGAAATCGGTGCCTGCCGACGCGCTCGCGATCTCGCGCGTGAAACAAGAGAACAAGGACGGCTACGCCGCGAAGCTCAAGGCCCGCATGAAGGCCGCCAAAGAGGCCGCCGCGAAGAAGTGA